The Candidatus Delongbacteria bacterium genome includes a region encoding these proteins:
- the asnS gene encoding asparagine--tRNA ligase, with protein MQGRITIKDALLHPEHVGQTITVMGWVRTNRAGKAVSFIELNDGSCLKGLQVVYSAESLPDYEAVARILTGACLKVTGVLVASQGQGQSVELQAAGVELLGECDAGFPLQKKRHSFEYLRTIAHLRPRTNTFGAVFRVRHRLAFAIHQFFHERGFVWVHTPIITGSDCEGAGEMFRVSTLSPTDPPRTEAGEVDWSQDFFGHQTNLTVSGQLSGEMFALALGNIYTFGPTFRAENSNTTRHASEFWMIEPEMAFHDLADNARLAQDFLQYIIRAVLMDCAEDMAFFDQWVKKGLVERLENVAACAFETIPYTEAVRLLENSGQAFQFPVKWGIDLQTEHERWLTETHVGRPVFVTDYPKEIKAFYMRQNDDGKTVAAMDLLVPGVGEIIGGSQREERHERLLARIKEMGLHEQDYWWYLESRRFGSAPHSGFGLGFERAIMYITGMENIRDVVPFPRTPGNCDF; from the coding sequence ATGCAGGGCCGGATCACCATCAAAGATGCGCTATTGCACCCGGAACACGTGGGTCAGACCATCACGGTCATGGGCTGGGTACGCACCAATCGCGCCGGCAAGGCCGTCTCCTTCATCGAACTCAACGACGGTTCCTGCCTGAAGGGCCTGCAGGTTGTCTACAGCGCGGAAAGCCTGCCCGATTACGAGGCGGTGGCGCGCATCCTGACCGGCGCCTGCTTGAAGGTGACAGGCGTGCTGGTGGCCAGCCAGGGGCAGGGTCAGAGCGTGGAGCTGCAAGCCGCGGGCGTGGAGCTGCTGGGCGAGTGCGACGCGGGCTTCCCGTTGCAGAAGAAGCGCCACAGTTTCGAATACCTGCGGACCATCGCGCACCTGCGGCCGCGCACCAACACCTTCGGCGCGGTGTTTCGCGTCCGGCATCGGCTGGCCTTCGCCATCCACCAATTCTTCCACGAGCGCGGCTTCGTCTGGGTGCACACGCCCATCATCACGGGCAGCGACTGCGAGGGCGCGGGCGAGATGTTCCGGGTCAGCACCTTGAGCCCGACGGATCCGCCCCGGACGGAAGCGGGCGAGGTGGACTGGAGCCAGGATTTCTTCGGCCACCAAACCAACCTGACGGTCTCGGGCCAGCTCTCCGGCGAGATGTTCGCGCTGGCCCTGGGCAACATCTACACCTTCGGCCCGACCTTCCGGGCGGAAAACAGCAACACCACGCGCCACGCCAGCGAGTTTTGGATGATCGAGCCCGAGATGGCCTTCCACGATCTGGCGGACAACGCGCGGCTGGCCCAGGATTTCCTGCAGTACATCATCCGCGCGGTGCTGATGGATTGCGCCGAGGACATGGCCTTCTTCGATCAGTGGGTGAAGAAGGGGCTGGTGGAGCGGCTGGAGAACGTGGCCGCCTGCGCCTTCGAGACCATTCCCTACACCGAGGCCGTCCGTCTGCTGGAAAACTCCGGCCAAGCCTTCCAATTCCCGGTGAAGTGGGGCATCGATCTGCAGACCGAGCACGAGCGTTGGCTGACGGAGACCCACGTGGGCCGGCCCGTCTTCGTGACGGACTATCCCAAGGAGATCAAGGCCTTCTACATGCGCCAGAACGACGACGGCAAGACCGTGGCCGCCATGGATCTGCTGGTGCCGGGCGTGGGTGAGATCATCGGCGGCAGCCAGCGCGAGGAGCGCCACGAGCGCCTGCTGGCCCGCATCAAGGAAATGGGTCTGCACGAGCAGGACTACTGGTGGTACCTGGAGAGCCGGCGCTTCGGCAGCGCGCCCCACTCGGGCTTCGGCCTGGGCTTCGAGCGCGCCATTATGTACATCACGGGCATGGAGAACATCCGCGACGTGGTGCCCTTCCCGCGCACGCCGGGCAACTGCGATTTTTAA
- a CDS encoding cysteine desulfurase family protein, protein MIYLDHNASTPLAPEVKAAMLPWLDGAVGNPSSGHAFGQACRAAVELARRQLAALLGCHPYDVLFTSGGTESNNWVLQGLARRFGPCHMLVSAVEHPAVLEVCRFLAGQGVETTLLPVDEQCRVRVEDVERALRPDTRLLSVMLANNETGVLQPVAELAALCRARGILCHTDAAQVLGKLPVDVNALGVDLLSVAGHKLNAPKGVGALYLRGGVELPPLLYGAGHERGLRPGTENVLELVGLGAAARRFVEDGDGITAEQRRLRDRLEAELRARIPGLRIHGEGAERLPNTISVYLPGRRVDDRLARCPELAASAGAACHADSASPSHVLTAMGLPVEVAERTLRLSVGLGNTEEEMVQAAEMLAG, encoded by the coding sequence ATGATCTATCTGGATCACAACGCGTCGACGCCCCTGGCGCCGGAAGTGAAGGCCGCCATGCTGCCCTGGCTGGATGGGGCTGTGGGCAATCCGTCCAGTGGCCACGCCTTTGGTCAAGCCTGCCGCGCTGCCGTGGAGCTGGCGCGCCGGCAGCTGGCCGCCCTATTGGGTTGCCATCCCTACGACGTGCTGTTCACCAGCGGCGGGACGGAGTCCAACAACTGGGTCCTGCAGGGACTGGCCCGGCGCTTCGGCCCCTGTCACATGCTGGTCAGCGCCGTGGAGCACCCCGCCGTGCTCGAGGTCTGCCGCTTCCTGGCGGGCCAGGGCGTGGAGACCACCCTCCTGCCTGTGGACGAGCAATGCCGCGTGCGGGTGGAGGATGTGGAACGCGCCCTGCGGCCGGACACGCGCCTGCTCAGCGTGATGCTGGCCAACAACGAGACCGGCGTCCTGCAGCCCGTGGCCGAGCTGGCCGCGCTCTGCCGCGCCCGCGGCATTTTGTGTCACACGGACGCGGCCCAGGTGCTGGGCAAACTGCCCGTGGACGTGAACGCGCTGGGCGTGGACCTGCTCAGCGTGGCCGGCCACAAGCTCAACGCCCCCAAGGGCGTGGGCGCGCTCTATCTGCGCGGCGGCGTGGAACTGCCGCCCCTGCTCTACGGGGCCGGCCACGAGCGCGGTCTGCGGCCGGGCACGGAGAACGTGCTGGAGCTGGTGGGGCTGGGCGCGGCGGCCCGGCGCTTCGTGGAGGACGGCGACGGCATCACGGCCGAGCAGCGCCGGTTGCGCGACCGGCTGGAGGCCGAGCTGCGCGCCCGCATTCCCGGTCTGCGCATTCACGGGGAGGGCGCCGAGCGGTTGCCCAACACGATCAGCGTCTATCTGCCCGGCCGGCGCGTGGACGATCGCCTGGCCCGCTGCCCCGAACTGGCCGCCAGCGCCGGCGCCGCCTGCCACGCGGACAGCGCCTCCCCCAGCCACGTGCTGACGGCCATGGGCCTGCCGGTGGAGGTGGCGGAGCGCACCCTGCGCCTCTCCGTGGGTCTGGGCAACACGGAGGAGGAAATGGTGCAGGCGGCGGAGATGCTGGCGGGGTGA
- a CDS encoding phosphoribosylaminoimidazolesuccinocarboxamide synthase, whose amino-acid sequence MDLSTIQAQLAHTLDRVELDLPGERQIGKVREAWSREGRRLIVTTDRVSAFDRVLATIPFKGQVLNQLALFWFEHTRDLVPNHVLSVPDPNAIVVMDLEPLKVEMVVRGYITGNTSTSAWTHYQKGVREFCGNRLPDGLRKDQQLAAPIVTPSTKAAEGAHDESVSPEEIVRRGDVPAQIMADLVEISLALYRRGVELAARQGVILVDTKYEFGLDAQGRITLMDEIHTPDSSRYWYADSYQELFERGAEQRRIDKDHLRTWLADRGFLGDGELPPITDEVRVSTAHKYIEAFEAITGHVFEAEPGPVAERLKRNLTDY is encoded by the coding sequence ATGGATCTGAGCACCATCCAAGCGCAGCTGGCGCACACGCTGGACCGCGTGGAATTGGACTTGCCGGGCGAGCGCCAGATCGGCAAGGTGCGCGAGGCCTGGTCCCGGGAGGGCCGGCGGCTGATCGTCACCACCGACCGGGTGAGCGCCTTCGACCGGGTGCTGGCCACCATTCCCTTCAAGGGCCAGGTGCTCAACCAGCTGGCCCTGTTCTGGTTCGAGCACACGCGGGATCTGGTGCCCAACCACGTGCTCTCGGTGCCGGACCCCAACGCCATCGTGGTGATGGACCTGGAGCCGCTTAAAGTGGAAATGGTGGTGCGCGGCTACATCACGGGCAACACCAGCACCAGCGCCTGGACGCACTACCAGAAGGGCGTGCGGGAGTTCTGCGGCAATCGGCTGCCCGACGGGCTGCGCAAGGACCAGCAGCTGGCCGCGCCCATCGTGACGCCCTCCACCAAGGCGGCGGAAGGCGCGCACGACGAGAGCGTCTCGCCGGAGGAGATCGTGCGCAGAGGCGACGTGCCCGCGCAGATCATGGCGGACCTGGTGGAAATCAGCCTGGCCTTGTATCGGCGCGGCGTGGAGCTGGCGGCGCGGCAGGGGGTGATTCTCGTGGACACCAAGTACGAGTTCGGACTGGACGCCCAGGGCCGGATCACGCTGATGGACGAGATCCACACGCCGGACAGCAGCCGCTACTGGTACGCGGACAGCTACCAGGAATTGTTCGAGCGGGGCGCTGAGCAGCGCCGGATCGACAAAGATCACTTGCGCACCTGGCTGGCCGATCGCGGCTTTCTGGGCGACGGCGAGCTGCCGCCGATCACCGACGAGGTGCGCGTCTCCACGGCGCACAAGTACATCGAGGCCTTCGAGGCGATCACGGGACACGTGTTCGAAGCCGAGCCGGGCCCGGTGGCGGAGCGCCTGAAGCGGAACCTGACGGACTACTGA